From one Nocardioides sp. Kera G14 genomic stretch:
- a CDS encoding glycerol-3-phosphate dehydrogenase/oxidase yields MTTAGVLSPEARDAALSTMVGIGGDELDVLVVGGGVVGAGVAIDAVTRGLSTGLLEQRDLASGTSSRSSKLVHGGLRYLEMFDFGLVKEALEERGLLLTRLAPHLVRPVPFLYPLTHRVWERPYVGSGLMMYDGMAMASAAVSGHGSMGLPRHRHLTRKGVQRIAPDFRTDTIAGAIQYYDAQVDDARLVMTLARTASRHGAHIATRTRVVGFLREGDRVVGVRAKDLERPDAPEFEIRARVVVNAAGVWTDEIQEMVGGRGALHVQASKGIHLVVPRDRIRSDSGFIVRTEKSVLFVIPWGRHWIIGTTDTSWALDLAHPAATKADIDYVLAHVNAILKEPLDHEDVEGVYAGLRPLLVGESDQTAKLSREHTVVTPVPGLVMIAGGKLTTYRLMAKDAVDAAAHTLRTLGPEPRESITDKVRLLGADGYETRENQRVLLARRSGLHVARIDHLLGRYGGMVDEILDLISTRRQLALPLEGAEDYLAAEVVYAVTHEGARHVDDVLTRRTRISIETFDRGVSAVPGVARLMGAELGWDQAEIDKQVTWWMRRVEAERLSQTMLTDEDADRARLMVNDLV; encoded by the coding sequence ATGACCACTGCGGGAGTGCTCAGCCCTGAGGCGCGTGACGCCGCACTGTCGACCATGGTCGGCATCGGCGGCGACGAGCTCGACGTCCTCGTCGTGGGCGGGGGAGTGGTCGGTGCAGGGGTCGCAATCGACGCCGTCACGCGCGGACTGTCGACCGGCCTGCTCGAGCAGCGCGACCTCGCCTCCGGCACCTCCTCGCGGTCCAGCAAGCTGGTGCACGGCGGCCTGCGCTACCTCGAGATGTTCGACTTCGGGCTGGTCAAGGAGGCGCTCGAGGAGCGCGGTCTCCTCCTCACCCGCCTCGCCCCGCACCTCGTCCGGCCGGTGCCGTTCCTCTACCCGCTCACGCACCGGGTCTGGGAGCGGCCCTACGTCGGCTCCGGCCTGATGATGTACGACGGCATGGCGATGGCCAGCGCCGCGGTCAGCGGCCACGGCTCGATGGGCCTGCCCCGCCATCGCCACCTGACCCGTAAGGGGGTCCAGCGGATCGCCCCCGACTTCCGGACCGACACGATCGCCGGCGCGATCCAGTACTACGACGCGCAGGTCGACGACGCCCGCCTGGTCATGACGCTCGCCCGCACGGCGTCACGACACGGCGCGCACATCGCCACACGGACACGCGTGGTCGGTTTCCTCCGCGAGGGTGACCGGGTCGTCGGCGTACGGGCGAAGGACCTCGAGCGCCCAGACGCACCCGAGTTCGAGATCCGCGCCCGCGTGGTCGTCAACGCTGCGGGAGTCTGGACCGACGAGATCCAGGAGATGGTCGGCGGTCGCGGTGCCCTCCATGTCCAGGCAAGCAAGGGCATCCACCTCGTCGTGCCGCGCGACCGGATCCGCTCCGACTCCGGTTTCATCGTGCGCACCGAGAAGTCCGTCCTCTTCGTCATCCCCTGGGGTCGTCACTGGATCATCGGCACGACCGACACGTCCTGGGCGCTCGACCTGGCCCATCCGGCCGCGACCAAGGCCGACATCGACTACGTCCTCGCGCACGTCAACGCGATCCTCAAGGAGCCGCTCGACCACGAGGACGTCGAGGGCGTGTACGCCGGCCTCCGACCCCTGCTGGTGGGGGAGAGCGACCAGACGGCGAAGCTCTCGCGTGAGCACACGGTGGTCACTCCCGTGCCGGGCCTCGTCATGATCGCGGGCGGCAAGCTGACGACGTACCGCCTGATGGCGAAGGACGCAGTCGACGCAGCCGCGCACACCCTGCGCACGCTCGGTCCGGAGCCGCGCGAGTCGATCACCGACAAGGTGCGCCTGCTCGGTGCCGACGGCTACGAGACGCGTGAGAACCAGCGCGTCCTGCTCGCACGCCGAAGCGGGCTGCACGTCGCCCGCATCGACCATCTGCTCGGCCGTTACGGCGGCATGGTCGACGAGATCCTCGACCTGATCTCGACCCGGCGCCAGCTCGCGCTGCCCCTCGAGGGCGCCGAGGACTACCTCGCCGCCGAGGTGGTCTACGCGGTCACGCACGAGGGCGCCCGCCACGTCGACGACGTCCTCACCCGACGTACCCGCATCTCGATCGAGACCTTCGACCGCGGCGTCTCCGCCGTGCCGGGTGTCGCTCGCCTGATGGGCGCCGAGCTCGGCTGGGACCAGGCCGAGATCGACAAGCAGGTCACGTGGTGGATGCGCCGCGTCGAGGCCGAGCGGCTCAGCCAGACGATGCTGACCGACGAGGACGCCGACCGCGCCCGGCTGATGGTCAACGACCTCGTCTGA
- a CDS encoding succinic semialdehyde dehydrogenase has protein sequence MSDQHATTHLTDGPRDPEHDPAAVLALEPEYVERLTSRILATSGESKEVTSPISGAPLAHIPQSSEADVVEAFARARTAQEQWARTPFAVRKAMLLKLHDLVLERQAEILDLIVLESGKARKHAFDEPVHIALTARYYGRTLDKHLAAERKPGVFPLLTRIDLNHLPKGVVGIISPWNYPFTMALCDGLAAIAAGNAVVAKPDAQTMLSALLGAELLEEAGLPRDLWQVVAGPGSVVGTSIIAKADYICFTGSTATGKRVAAGCAERLIGCSLELGGKNPMLVLADADIERAAEGAVRAVYSNTGQLCVSIERMYVADAIYDRFMERFTARVEAMTLGAGLDWEIDMGSLISQDQLDTAVRHVEDAVAHGAHVRTGGRARPELAPFYFEPTILEGVTPAAECFAHETFGPIVSVYRFTDEADAIARANEGEYGLNASVWTRDSSRGRRVAAQIKAGTVNVNEGFAASFGSLEAPMGGVRESGMGRRQGREGILRYTETQTVATERLMNITPQFGMSDETWAKVLTVSLKALKKTGRA, from the coding sequence ATGTCCGACCAGCATGCAACGACGCACCTGACCGACGGCCCGCGGGACCCTGAGCACGACCCGGCGGCGGTCCTCGCCCTCGAGCCCGAGTACGTCGAGCGGTTGACGTCGCGCATCCTCGCCACCTCCGGGGAGTCCAAGGAGGTGACGTCGCCGATCAGCGGCGCTCCACTGGCGCACATCCCGCAGTCCTCGGAGGCGGACGTCGTCGAGGCGTTCGCCCGTGCGCGCACGGCGCAGGAGCAGTGGGCGCGGACGCCGTTCGCGGTGCGGAAGGCGATGCTGCTCAAGCTCCACGACCTCGTCCTCGAGCGCCAGGCCGAGATCCTCGACCTGATCGTGCTCGAGTCCGGCAAGGCGCGGAAGCATGCCTTCGACGAGCCGGTCCACATCGCGCTCACCGCGCGCTACTACGGCCGCACCCTCGACAAGCACCTCGCCGCGGAGCGCAAGCCCGGCGTCTTCCCGCTCCTCACCCGGATCGACCTCAACCACCTCCCCAAGGGCGTCGTCGGCATCATCTCGCCGTGGAACTACCCGTTCACGATGGCGCTCTGCGACGGCCTCGCCGCGATCGCCGCCGGCAACGCGGTCGTGGCCAAGCCCGACGCCCAGACGATGCTGTCGGCGCTCCTCGGCGCCGAGCTGCTCGAGGAGGCCGGCCTGCCGCGTGACCTCTGGCAGGTCGTCGCCGGACCCGGCTCGGTCGTCGGCACGAGCATCATCGCGAAGGCCGACTACATCTGCTTCACGGGCTCGACCGCGACCGGCAAGCGCGTCGCCGCCGGCTGCGCCGAGCGACTGATCGGCTGTTCGCTCGAGCTCGGCGGGAAGAACCCCATGCTCGTCCTCGCCGACGCCGACATCGAGCGGGCCGCCGAGGGCGCCGTGCGCGCGGTCTACTCCAACACCGGCCAGCTCTGCGTCTCCATCGAGCGGATGTACGTCGCCGACGCGATCTATGACCGCTTCATGGAGCGCTTCACCGCCCGGGTCGAGGCCATGACGCTCGGTGCCGGTCTCGACTGGGAGATCGACATGGGCTCCCTGATAAGCCAGGACCAGCTCGACACCGCGGTGCGCCACGTCGAGGACGCGGTCGCCCACGGCGCACACGTCCGCACCGGCGGCAGGGCGCGGCCCGAGCTCGCGCCGTTCTACTTCGAGCCGACCATCCTCGAGGGCGTCACGCCTGCGGCCGAGTGCTTCGCGCACGAGACCTTCGGGCCGATCGTCAGCGTCTACCGCTTCACCGACGAGGCCGACGCCATCGCCCGCGCCAACGAGGGGGAGTACGGCCTCAACGCCAGCGTCTGGACCCGCGACAGCTCACGTGGTCGTCGCGTCGCCGCGCAGATCAAGGCCGGCACGGTCAACGTCAACGAGGGCTTCGCGGCCAGCTTCGGCAGCCTCGAGGCGCCCATGGGCGGCGTGCGCGAGTCCGGCATGGGCCGGCGCCAGGGCCGCGAGGGCATCCTCCGCTACACCGAGACCCAGACGGTCGCCACCGAGCGACTGATGAACATCACTCCGCAGTTCGGCATGAGCGACGAGACGTGGGCGAAGGTCCTCACCGTGAGCCTCAAGGCCCTCAAGAAGACGGGACGCGCCTAG
- a CDS encoding aldehyde dehydrogenase — MTLTTDDTRAGSLDRDALYIGGRWVKPATDEVLEVISPSTEQVVARVPEGTTADMDAAVAAARKAFDEGPWPRMAPAERIEIVQNLSGLYAARLGDMAELITTEIGSPISFSNLAQSPAPWMQIEAFLAIAREFPWESTRPGALGADVMVRHEPVGVVAAIPPWNVPQFTLISKVIPALLAGCTVVAKPAPESPLDAYLLAELLTEAGVPEGVVSIVAGGREVGEHLVTHPGIDKIAFTGSTAAGRRIASLAGERLKRVSLELGGKSAAIVLDDADLDATLEGLKFIGLMNSGQACVAQTRVLVSRERHDAFAQALADAVSGMKVGDPFDEATEIGPMVARRQQERVEGYIRIGQEEGATLLTGGTGMPSGVDAGWFIRPTVFANVDNRMRIAQEEIFGPVLSVIPYETVEDAVRLANDSDYGLAGTVWTSDDAAGLDVARQIRTGTFGINTYTMDFAAPFGGYKASGAGREFGPEGLAQYTELKSIYLSSPPM; from the coding sequence ATGACTCTCACGACTGACGACACCCGCGCCGGCTCGCTCGACCGCGACGCCCTCTACATCGGCGGCCGGTGGGTCAAGCCCGCCACCGACGAGGTCCTCGAGGTGATCTCGCCGTCGACCGAGCAGGTCGTCGCGCGGGTGCCTGAGGGCACCACCGCCGACATGGACGCCGCCGTCGCCGCGGCGCGGAAGGCCTTCGACGAGGGACCATGGCCCCGGATGGCGCCTGCCGAGCGGATCGAGATCGTCCAGAACCTCTCCGGCCTCTACGCCGCCCGCCTGGGCGACATGGCCGAGCTGATCACCACCGAGATCGGCTCTCCGATCTCCTTCTCCAACCTGGCCCAGTCGCCGGCGCCATGGATGCAGATCGAGGCCTTCCTCGCCATCGCCCGCGAGTTCCCGTGGGAGTCCACCCGCCCGGGTGCGCTCGGCGCAGACGTCATGGTCCGGCACGAGCCGGTCGGCGTCGTCGCGGCCATCCCGCCGTGGAACGTCCCGCAGTTCACCCTCATCTCCAAGGTGATCCCCGCCCTCCTCGCCGGTTGCACCGTCGTCGCGAAGCCCGCGCCCGAGAGCCCGCTCGACGCCTACCTCCTGGCCGAGCTGCTGACCGAGGCGGGCGTCCCCGAAGGGGTCGTGAGCATCGTCGCCGGCGGACGCGAGGTCGGTGAGCATCTCGTCACCCACCCCGGCATCGACAAGATCGCCTTCACCGGATCGACCGCGGCCGGTCGTCGGATCGCTTCCCTCGCCGGCGAGCGGCTGAAGCGGGTCTCACTCGAGCTCGGCGGCAAGTCCGCCGCGATCGTCCTCGACGACGCCGACCTCGACGCGACGCTGGAGGGCCTCAAATTCATCGGCCTGATGAACTCCGGCCAGGCCTGTGTCGCGCAGACCCGTGTCCTCGTCTCGCGCGAGCGGCACGACGCCTTCGCACAGGCACTCGCCGACGCCGTGTCGGGCATGAAGGTGGGCGACCCGTTCGACGAGGCGACCGAGATCGGGCCGATGGTGGCCAGGCGTCAGCAGGAGCGCGTCGAGGGCTACATCAGGATCGGTCAGGAGGAGGGCGCCACCCTCCTCACCGGCGGCACCGGTATGCCGAGCGGGGTCGACGCGGGCTGGTTCATCCGTCCCACCGTCTTCGCGAACGTCGACAACCGGATGCGGATCGCCCAGGAGGAGATCTTCGGTCCGGTGCTGTCGGTGATCCCCTACGAGACGGTCGAGGACGCCGTACGCCTGGCCAACGACTCCGACTACGGACTGGCAGGCACGGTCTGGACCTCCGACGACGCCGCCGGCCTGGACGTCGCCCGGCAGATCCGCACCGGCACGTTCGGGATCAACACGTACACGATGGACTTCGCCGCGCCGTTCGGCGGCTACAAGGCGTCGGGCGCCGGGCGGGAGTTCGGACCCGAGGGACTGGCCCAGTACACCGAGCTCAAGTCGATCTACCTCAGCTCACCCCCGATGTGA